AGGGTCAGACGGCTGCCGACTACGCTCCGGCCGGTCTGCTCGATTTTGAAACGACCTACTACTGGCGCGTGGACGAAGTCAATGCGCCGCCGGACGGCACCGTCTACAGAGGCAGCGTCTGGAGCTTCACGACGGAGCCGTTCGCCTATCCGATCGGGAACGTCGTCGCCGCCAGCAATGGGATCTCTGAAGCAAGTGCCGGCCCTGGGAAAACCGTCGACGGCTCGGGCCTCGACGCGGACGACTTGCACTCGATCAACGCGGCCGACATGTGGCTGGCCAGCCCTCCGGCCGACGAGGCCCTGTACATCCAATACGAGTTCGACCGCGTCCACAAACTGCATGAGATGCTGGTCTGGAACTACAACGTGCAGTTCGAAGCCGTTCTGGGCTATGGGTGCAAGGACGTCACCGTCGCGTATTCCGAGAATGGCGAGGACTGGATGGTTCTGGGCGATTTCGAGTTCGCTCGGGCGACCGCGCGGGCCGGATACGCCGCGAATACCACGGTCGAGTTCGCCGGTGTGGCCGCGCAGGCGGTCCGCCTGACGGTCAACGGCAATTGGGGCGGGATGCTTCCCCAGTTCGGCCTCGGCGAGGTGCGGTTCTCCTCCATCCCGGCGCGGGCGCGTGAGCCGCAGCCGGCGGACGGGGCAACGCTGCTCGATCCTGATACGCCTCTGAGTTGGCGCGCGGGCCGCGATGCGACTTCCCATGAAGTGTATCTCGGCACCCACCCGGACGAGTTGTTGCTGGCCGACAGCGTGGTCGGCGCCGCCTTTACGCCGGGACCGCTGAGCTTTGGCACCACGTACTACTGGCGGATCGATGCGGTCGGCGACGAGGTCTGGGCCGGCGATCTCTGGAGCTTCTCGACGCTGGACTTCGTCCTGATCGACGGGTTTGAGGACTACACCGACGACATCGAGGCCGGCGAGGCGATCTTCGACACCTGGATCGACGGCTGGGTCAACAACACCGGCTCGACGGTCGGCTACTTCGACGCCCCGTTCGCCGAGAAGACCATCGTCTACAGCGGCGCCCAGTCGATGCCGTTGCTGTATGACAACACGGTCTCGCCGTTCTACTCCGAGGCCGAGCGGACGTTTGACTCGCCGCTGAATTGGACCGTCAATGGCGCCGACACGCTGCGGCTGTTCGTCGCCGGGCGGGCCCCGGCCTTCGCTGAGGCGGCCGACGGCACGATCCTGATGAACGCGATCGGCAACGATATCTGGGGCAACGCCGATCAGTTCCGCTATGTGTACAAGAACCTCAGCGGCAACGGCTCGATCACGGCCCGCGTCGATATGCTCGACGTCAGTCCCGACATCTGGGTCAAGGGCGGCGTGATGATCCGCCAGAATGCCGACGCCGGGGCCGTCAACGTGTTCATGGCGATGACCGGCAGCGGGGGCGGCGGGTCAACATTCCAGCAGCGCATGATCGCCACCGGCGTCTCGGTCTCGCAGCACACCTACGCCGATGGGCCGTTCACCGCGCCGTACTGGGTGCGAGTCACGCGCGAAGGCAACACGCTCACGGGATACACTTCGCCGGACGGCGAGAACTGGACCCAGCGTGGCGACACGATCACGCTGGCGATGACCGATCCGGTGTTGATCGGGTTGGCGCTGACCAGCCACAACGCCAATCAGGCGACCAGCGCGCAGTTCTCCAACGTGGCCTTCACGGGCAACGTGACAGGCGCCTGGCAGGTGGCCGAGGTCGGCGTCGCGCAGCCGGAAGGCAACACGGCGGCACCGTTGTACGTGGCCCTGGAAGACGCAACCGGCAAATCGGCGGTGGTGACGCATCCGGACGCGAACATCGTGGGCCGCTCCGGCTGGAACGAATGGCAGATCCCGCTGAGCGAGTTCACGGGCGTCAACCTGAGCCGGGTGGACACGATGACCATCGGCGTCGGCAACAAGACCAACCCCACCGCCGGCGGCGCCGGCACCATCTACATCGACGACATCTCGTTTGGAAAGCCGGCGGAATGATCTGAGGCGGCTTGTCTGACGGAGAATGATGGTATTGCGGGGCTCGTGTCCAGGGATGCGAGCCCCGCTGTTTTCTATGACGCTATCGCGATGGGCCACAGGCTCGCAGGCGCAAAGAGAACGCCGGAGCGACCTTTCGATGGGCCGCCCCGGCGTGCGTGCTTCGAATGGAACCTGTGGCTCAGTCCTTCAACTCGCGGATCCAGATGTTGCGGTAGCGCACCGGATTGCCGTGGTCCTGCAACTGGAGCGGGCCTTTATCGCCATGCGGCTGGTAGTCGGTGACGGCGTGGGCGTTGATCCAGCCGGTGCCGCCGGTCAGCTCGACGTGGTCGTGAATGAGTACGCCGTTGTGGAAGACGGTGAACGTGGCCTTTCGTGTGACGTTGCCGTCCTTGTCGAATGTGGGACGGTGGTAGATGATGTCGTAGCTCTGCCACTGGCCGGGCGGTCGGCAGACGTTGACCAGCGGAACGGCCCGGCCGTAGAGCGCGCCGCACTGGCCGTCGGGATAGGTCTTGTTGTCGTAGGAGTCGAGGACCTGGATTTCGTACTGGCCCTGGAGGAAGACGCCGCTGTTGCCCCGGCCCTGGCCGCTGCCGGAGACGCGCGCCGGCGTGGCGAACTCGACGTGCAACTGGCACGACCCGAACTGCTCCTTCGTCTGGATGTAGCCGGCCCGCTTGACCGATTCCATGTAGCCGTCGCGGAAGATCCACTTGGTGGGATTGCCTTGCGTGTCGGTCCAGTTGGCCATGCACGCCTCGGTCCCGGCAAACAGCACGGTCGCGTCGGCCGGAGCGTCGCCGCAGCCTTCACCCGGCGCAACGACCGGCGGGGCAGGGCGGTCCATGTCGTGCACCTTCCAACGACCCGTGGGCGTGTCCAGGTACTGGATCAACGGCGGCTT
The Anaerobaca lacustris DNA segment above includes these coding regions:
- a CDS encoding 3-keto-disaccharide hydrolase gives rise to the protein MNRMLWLGVVIAMLALLAGCATQDAARSEAKVEVAAGEEKPPLIQYLDTPTGRWKVHDMDRPAPPVVAPGEGCGDAPADATVLFAGTEACMANWTDTQGNPTKWIFRDGYMESVKRAGYIQTKEQFGSCQLHVEFATPARVSGSGQGRGNSGVFLQGQYEIQVLDSYDNKTYPDGQCGALYGRAVPLVNVCRPPGQWQSYDIIYHRPTFDKDGNVTRKATFTVFHNGVLIHDHVELTGGTGWINAHAVTDYQPHGDKGPLQLQDHGNPVRYRNIWIRELKD
- a CDS encoding LamG-like jellyroll fold domain-containing protein gives rise to the protein MFRKSKHHVGAVLLVLAVLAGTVSAADGYALQFDGVNDYVEVGAALISNDLTMSAWVKADTPWINDTRVIISNSHWGAAAGRVGFHLQVEANGTPRSRFQTQADGVGVWGVRGTTNVVGAWHHVTFVKSGPRISIVVNGVEEAALGDMPESVSGLNVLDRIRIASTNSNTRFFPGLIDEVRVWDHARTEAEILGDMGGELKGTEPGLVGYWKFNEGAGTTVFDSTPEGNDGTIVGALWTTDAAPVAPGAAPATAHGPIPANGTVDVPRDVVLRWDAGAYAHTHDVYLGTAFEDVDLAGRTDPMGVLVSQGQTAADYAPAGLLDFETTYYWRVDEVNAPPDGTVYRGSVWSFTTEPFAYPIGNVVAASNGISEASAGPGKTVDGSGLDADDLHSINAADMWLASPPADEALYIQYEFDRVHKLHEMLVWNYNVQFEAVLGYGCKDVTVAYSENGEDWMVLGDFEFARATARAGYAANTTVEFAGVAAQAVRLTVNGNWGGMLPQFGLGEVRFSSIPARAREPQPADGATLLDPDTPLSWRAGRDATSHEVYLGTHPDELLLADSVVGAAFTPGPLSFGTTYYWRIDAVGDEVWAGDLWSFSTLDFVLIDGFEDYTDDIEAGEAIFDTWIDGWVNNTGSTVGYFDAPFAEKTIVYSGAQSMPLLYDNTVSPFYSEAERTFDSPLNWTVNGADTLRLFVAGRAPAFAEAADGTILMNAIGNDIWGNADQFRYVYKNLSGNGSITARVDMLDVSPDIWVKGGVMIRQNADAGAVNVFMAMTGSGGGGSTFQQRMIATGVSVSQHTYADGPFTAPYWVRVTREGNTLTGYTSPDGENWTQRGDTITLAMTDPVLIGLALTSHNANQATSAQFSNVAFTGNVTGAWQVAEVGVAQPEGNTAAPLYVALEDATGKSAVVTHPDANIVGRSGWNEWQIPLSEFTGVNLSRVDTMTIGVGNKTNPTAGGAGTIYIDDISFGKPAE